The following proteins come from a genomic window of Phacochoerus africanus isolate WHEZ1 chromosome 9, ROS_Pafr_v1, whole genome shotgun sequence:
- the SLC12A6 gene encoding solute carrier family 12 member 6 isoform X2, which yields MHPPETTTKMASVRFMVTPTKIDDIPGLSDTSPDLSSRSSSRVRFSSRESVPETSRSEPMSEMSGATTSLATVALDPASDRTSNPPDATEDDGHKKARNAYLNNSNYEEGDEYFDKNLALFEEEMDTRPKVSSLLNRLANYTNLTQGAKEHEEAENITEGKKKATKTPQMGTFMGVYLPCLQNIFGVILFLRLTWVVGTAGVLQAFAIVLICCCCTMLTAISMSAIATNGVVPAGGSYFMISRALGPEFGGAVGLCFYLGTTFAAAMYILGAIEIFLVYIVPRAAIFHSDDALKESAAMLNNMRVYGTAFLILMVLVVFIGVRYVNKFASLFLACVIVSILAIYAGAIKSSFAPPHFPVCMLGNRTLSSRHIDVCSKTKEINNMTVPSKLWGFFCNSSHFFNATCDEYFIHNNVTSIQGIPGLASGVITENLWSNYLPKGEIIEKPSAKSSDVLGSLNHEYVLVDITTSFTLLVGIFFPSVTGIMAGSNRSGDLKDAQKSIPIGTILAILTTSFVYLSNVVLFGACIEGVVLRDKFGDAVKGNLVVGTLSWPSPWVIVIGSFFSTCGAGLQSLTGAPRLLQAIAKDNIIPFLRVFGHSKANGEPTWALLLTAAIAELGILIASLDLVAPILSMFFLMCYLFVNLACALQTLLRTPNWRPRFRYYHWALSFMGMSICLALMFISSWYYAIVAMVIAGMIYKYIEYQGAEKEWGDGIRGLSLSAARFALLRLEEGPPHTKNWRPQLLVLLKLDEDLHVKHPRLLTFASQLKAGKGLTIVGSVIVGNFLENYGEALAAEQTIKHLMEAEKVKGFSQLVVAAKLREGISHLIQSCGLGGMKHNTVVMGWPNGWRQSEDARAWKTFIGTVRVTTAAHLALLVAKNISFFPSNVEQFSEGNIDVWWIVHDGGMLMLLPFLLKQHKVWRKCSIRIFTVAQLEDNSIQMKKDLATFLYHLRIEAEVEVVEMHDSDISAYTYERTLMMEQRSQMLRHMRLSKTERDREAQLVKDRNSMLRLTSIGSDEDDETETYQEKVHMTWTKDKYMASRGQKAKSMEGFQDLLNMRPDQSNVRRMHTAVKLNEVIVNKSHEAKLVLLNMPGPPRNPEGDENYMEFLEVLTEGLERVLLVRGGGSEVITIYS from the exons atGATGGGCATAAGAAAGCTCGAAATGCTTATCTTAACAATTCCAATTATGAAGAAGGAGatgaatattttgataaaaatttggCACTCTTTGAG GAAGAAATGGACACCAGGCCAAAAGTGTCTTCTCTCCTCAACCGGTTGGCCAATTACACTAACCTGACACAAGGAGCAAAAGAACATGAAGAGGCAGAGAACATCACTGAAGGGAAAAAGAAGGCCACCAAG ACCCCCCAAATGGGTACCTTCATGGGTGTCTACCTCCCATGTCTACAGAATATTTTTGGAGTGATCCTGTTTCTACGCCTTACATGGGTGGTGGGCACAGCTGGAGTTCTGCAGGCCTTTGCAATTGTCCTTATCTGCTGCTGCTGT ACAATGTTGACTGCTATCTCCATGAGTGCCATTGCCACTAATGGAGTGGTGCCAG CTGGGGGCTCATACTTTATGATATCCCGAGCACTGGGCCCAGAGTTTGGTGGGGCTGTTGGCCTCTGCTTTTATCTTGGTACCACGTTTGCAGCAGCCATGTACATCCTTGGTGCCATTGAAATTTTTCTG GTATATATTGTCCCCCGAGCTGCCATCTTTCATAGTGACGATGCACTCAAGGAGTCAGCAGCCATGCTAAATAACATGCGGGTCTATGGCACAGCCTTCTTGATCCTCATGGTGTTGGTGGTATTCATCGGTGTGCGCTACGTCAACAAGTTTGCCTCACTCTTTCTGGCCTGTGTCATTGTGTCCATCCTGGCCATCTATGCTGGAGCCATCAAGTCTTCCTTTGCCCCTCCACACTTCCC GGTCTGCATGCTGGGTAACCGCACTCTTTCATCAAGACACATTGATGTTTGCTCGAAGACTAAGGAAATTAACAACATGACAGTACCATCAAAGCTATGGGGCTTCTTCTGTAACTCAAGTCACTTTTTCAATGCCACCTGTGATGAatactttattcataataatgtTACTTCAATCCAGGGCATCCCTGGATTGGCTAGTGGTGTCATTACAG aGAATCTTTGGAGTAATTATCTACCAAAAGGAGAGATCATTGAAAAGCCCTCAGCCAAATCTTCTGATGTCTTAGGCAGCTTAAACCATGAGTATGTCCTTGTGGACATTACCACCTCTTTCACTCTTCTGGTGGGGATCTTCTTTCCCTCTGTCACAG GTATCATGGCTGGATCAAACAGATCTGGAGACCTGAAAGATGCTCAGAAGTCTATTCCCATTGGCACTATCCTTGCCATCCTGACCACCTCTTTTGTCT ATTTAAGCAATGTTGTCCTTTTTGGTGCATGCATTGAAGGTGTTGTTCTCAGAGACAA GTTTGGGGATGCTGTGAAAGGCAATCTGGTGGTGGGTACCTTATCTTGGCCATCCCCGTGGGTGATTGTTATCGGCTCTTTCTTCTCCACGTGTGGGGCTGGACTTCAGAGTCTCACAGGTGCACCAAGGCTGCTACAGGCTATAGCCAAGGATAACATCATACCCTTTCTGAGG GTTTTTGGTCACAGCAAAGCCAACGGGGAACCTACCTGGGCTTTACTTCTAACTGCTGCCATTGCAGAGCTGGGGATTCTTATTGCCTCCCTGGATCTTGTGGCCCCGATTCTTTCCAT gTTTTTTCTCATGTGTTACCTCTTTGTAAACTTGGCGTGTGCCTTGCAAACATTACTTCGAACACCCAACTGGAGGCCCCGGTTCCGCTACTATCACTG GGCCCTGTCTTTCATGGGAATGAGTATCTGCCTGGCTCTGATGTTCATTTCTTCCTGGTACTATGCCATTGTAGCCATGGTAATAGCTGGTATGATCTACAAGTACATTGAGTACCAAGG AGCTGAGAAAGAATGGGGTGATGGAATCCGTGGGCTGTCCCTCAGTGCAGCCCGGTTTGCTTTGCTTCGGCTGGAGGAAGGACCTCCACATACTAAAAACTGGAG GCCTCAGTTGCTTGTATTGCTGAAACTAGATGAAGACCTCCACGTCAAGCATCCTCGCCTCCTCACCTTTGCTTCACAGCTTAAGGCTGGAAAGGGCCTCACTATTGTGGGCTCCGTCATTGTGGGGAACTTCCTAGAGAACTATGGTGAAGCTTTAGCTGCTGAGCAG ACCATAAAGCATCTAATGGAGGCAGAGAAGGTGAAAGGATTCAGCCAGCTGGTGGTGGCTGCCAAGCTGAGAGAGGGCATCTCCCACCTCATCCAGTCCTGTGGCCTGGGGGGCATGAAGCACAATACAGTGGTCATGGGATGGCCAAATGGCTGGCGCCAGAGTGAAGATGCTCGAGCTTGGAAGACTTTCATTG GCACAGTGCGAGTGACAACTGCTGCCCATCTGGCCCTGCTGGTGGCGAAAAACATCTCCTTTTTTCCCAGCAACGTGGAGCAGTTCTCTGAGGGCAACATTGACGTGTGGTGGATTGTTCATGATGGGGGGATGCTCATGCTATTACCGTTCCTACTGAAGCAGCACAAG GTGTGGCGAAAATGCAGCATACGGATCTTCACAGTAGCCCAACTAGAAGACAACAGTATTCAGATGAAGAAGGACCTGGCCACCTTCCTCTATCACCTTCGCATTGAGGCAGAGGTGGAAGTGGTAGAGATG CATGACAGTGACATATCAGCTTATACTTATGAGCGCACCTTGATGATGGAGCAGAGGTCCCAGATGCTCCGGCACATGCGACTGTCCAAGACAGAGCGGGATAGAGAG GCACAGCTGGTGAAAGATCGGAACTCGATGCTACGATTAACCAGCATTGGCTCTGATGAGGACGATGAGACAGAAACCTATCAGGAGAAGGTGCACATGACTTGGACGAAAGACAAGTACATGGCATCCCGGGGGCAGAAGGCCAAGTCAATGGAAGGATTCCAGGACCTGCTTAACATGCGTCC AGACCAGTCCAACGTGAGGCGGATGCATACAGCTGTGAAGCTCAATGAGGTTATAGTTAACAAGTCTCACGAAGCAAAGCTGGTGTTGTTGAATATGCCCGGGCCACCCCGAAACCCTGAGGGTGATGAAAACT ACATGGAGTTCCTAGAAGTGCTCACCGAGGGACTAGAGCGAGTCCTTCTTGTCCGAGGTGGTGGCAGTGAAGTGATCACCATTTATTCATAA
- the SLC12A6 gene encoding solute carrier family 12 member 6 isoform X1, whose protein sequence is MHPPETTTKMASVRFMVTPTKIDDIPGLSDTSPDLSSRSSSRVRFSSRESVPETSRSEPMSEMSGATTSLATVALDPASDRTSNPPDATEDPSQNSITGEHSQLLDDGHKKARNAYLNNSNYEEGDEYFDKNLALFEEEMDTRPKVSSLLNRLANYTNLTQGAKEHEEAENITEGKKKATKTPQMGTFMGVYLPCLQNIFGVILFLRLTWVVGTAGVLQAFAIVLICCCCTMLTAISMSAIATNGVVPAGGSYFMISRALGPEFGGAVGLCFYLGTTFAAAMYILGAIEIFLVYIVPRAAIFHSDDALKESAAMLNNMRVYGTAFLILMVLVVFIGVRYVNKFASLFLACVIVSILAIYAGAIKSSFAPPHFPVCMLGNRTLSSRHIDVCSKTKEINNMTVPSKLWGFFCNSSHFFNATCDEYFIHNNVTSIQGIPGLASGVITENLWSNYLPKGEIIEKPSAKSSDVLGSLNHEYVLVDITTSFTLLVGIFFPSVTGIMAGSNRSGDLKDAQKSIPIGTILAILTTSFVYLSNVVLFGACIEGVVLRDKFGDAVKGNLVVGTLSWPSPWVIVIGSFFSTCGAGLQSLTGAPRLLQAIAKDNIIPFLRVFGHSKANGEPTWALLLTAAIAELGILIASLDLVAPILSMFFLMCYLFVNLACALQTLLRTPNWRPRFRYYHWALSFMGMSICLALMFISSWYYAIVAMVIAGMIYKYIEYQGAEKEWGDGIRGLSLSAARFALLRLEEGPPHTKNWRPQLLVLLKLDEDLHVKHPRLLTFASQLKAGKGLTIVGSVIVGNFLENYGEALAAEQTIKHLMEAEKVKGFSQLVVAAKLREGISHLIQSCGLGGMKHNTVVMGWPNGWRQSEDARAWKTFIGTVRVTTAAHLALLVAKNISFFPSNVEQFSEGNIDVWWIVHDGGMLMLLPFLLKQHKVWRKCSIRIFTVAQLEDNSIQMKKDLATFLYHLRIEAEVEVVEMHDSDISAYTYERTLMMEQRSQMLRHMRLSKTERDREAQLVKDRNSMLRLTSIGSDEDDETETYQEKVHMTWTKDKYMASRGQKAKSMEGFQDLLNMRPDQSNVRRMHTAVKLNEVIVNKSHEAKLVLLNMPGPPRNPEGDENYMEFLEVLTEGLERVLLVRGGGSEVITIYS, encoded by the exons atGATGGGCATAAGAAAGCTCGAAATGCTTATCTTAACAATTCCAATTATGAAGAAGGAGatgaatattttgataaaaatttggCACTCTTTGAG GAAGAAATGGACACCAGGCCAAAAGTGTCTTCTCTCCTCAACCGGTTGGCCAATTACACTAACCTGACACAAGGAGCAAAAGAACATGAAGAGGCAGAGAACATCACTGAAGGGAAAAAGAAGGCCACCAAG ACCCCCCAAATGGGTACCTTCATGGGTGTCTACCTCCCATGTCTACAGAATATTTTTGGAGTGATCCTGTTTCTACGCCTTACATGGGTGGTGGGCACAGCTGGAGTTCTGCAGGCCTTTGCAATTGTCCTTATCTGCTGCTGCTGT ACAATGTTGACTGCTATCTCCATGAGTGCCATTGCCACTAATGGAGTGGTGCCAG CTGGGGGCTCATACTTTATGATATCCCGAGCACTGGGCCCAGAGTTTGGTGGGGCTGTTGGCCTCTGCTTTTATCTTGGTACCACGTTTGCAGCAGCCATGTACATCCTTGGTGCCATTGAAATTTTTCTG GTATATATTGTCCCCCGAGCTGCCATCTTTCATAGTGACGATGCACTCAAGGAGTCAGCAGCCATGCTAAATAACATGCGGGTCTATGGCACAGCCTTCTTGATCCTCATGGTGTTGGTGGTATTCATCGGTGTGCGCTACGTCAACAAGTTTGCCTCACTCTTTCTGGCCTGTGTCATTGTGTCCATCCTGGCCATCTATGCTGGAGCCATCAAGTCTTCCTTTGCCCCTCCACACTTCCC GGTCTGCATGCTGGGTAACCGCACTCTTTCATCAAGACACATTGATGTTTGCTCGAAGACTAAGGAAATTAACAACATGACAGTACCATCAAAGCTATGGGGCTTCTTCTGTAACTCAAGTCACTTTTTCAATGCCACCTGTGATGAatactttattcataataatgtTACTTCAATCCAGGGCATCCCTGGATTGGCTAGTGGTGTCATTACAG aGAATCTTTGGAGTAATTATCTACCAAAAGGAGAGATCATTGAAAAGCCCTCAGCCAAATCTTCTGATGTCTTAGGCAGCTTAAACCATGAGTATGTCCTTGTGGACATTACCACCTCTTTCACTCTTCTGGTGGGGATCTTCTTTCCCTCTGTCACAG GTATCATGGCTGGATCAAACAGATCTGGAGACCTGAAAGATGCTCAGAAGTCTATTCCCATTGGCACTATCCTTGCCATCCTGACCACCTCTTTTGTCT ATTTAAGCAATGTTGTCCTTTTTGGTGCATGCATTGAAGGTGTTGTTCTCAGAGACAA GTTTGGGGATGCTGTGAAAGGCAATCTGGTGGTGGGTACCTTATCTTGGCCATCCCCGTGGGTGATTGTTATCGGCTCTTTCTTCTCCACGTGTGGGGCTGGACTTCAGAGTCTCACAGGTGCACCAAGGCTGCTACAGGCTATAGCCAAGGATAACATCATACCCTTTCTGAGG GTTTTTGGTCACAGCAAAGCCAACGGGGAACCTACCTGGGCTTTACTTCTAACTGCTGCCATTGCAGAGCTGGGGATTCTTATTGCCTCCCTGGATCTTGTGGCCCCGATTCTTTCCAT gTTTTTTCTCATGTGTTACCTCTTTGTAAACTTGGCGTGTGCCTTGCAAACATTACTTCGAACACCCAACTGGAGGCCCCGGTTCCGCTACTATCACTG GGCCCTGTCTTTCATGGGAATGAGTATCTGCCTGGCTCTGATGTTCATTTCTTCCTGGTACTATGCCATTGTAGCCATGGTAATAGCTGGTATGATCTACAAGTACATTGAGTACCAAGG AGCTGAGAAAGAATGGGGTGATGGAATCCGTGGGCTGTCCCTCAGTGCAGCCCGGTTTGCTTTGCTTCGGCTGGAGGAAGGACCTCCACATACTAAAAACTGGAG GCCTCAGTTGCTTGTATTGCTGAAACTAGATGAAGACCTCCACGTCAAGCATCCTCGCCTCCTCACCTTTGCTTCACAGCTTAAGGCTGGAAAGGGCCTCACTATTGTGGGCTCCGTCATTGTGGGGAACTTCCTAGAGAACTATGGTGAAGCTTTAGCTGCTGAGCAG ACCATAAAGCATCTAATGGAGGCAGAGAAGGTGAAAGGATTCAGCCAGCTGGTGGTGGCTGCCAAGCTGAGAGAGGGCATCTCCCACCTCATCCAGTCCTGTGGCCTGGGGGGCATGAAGCACAATACAGTGGTCATGGGATGGCCAAATGGCTGGCGCCAGAGTGAAGATGCTCGAGCTTGGAAGACTTTCATTG GCACAGTGCGAGTGACAACTGCTGCCCATCTGGCCCTGCTGGTGGCGAAAAACATCTCCTTTTTTCCCAGCAACGTGGAGCAGTTCTCTGAGGGCAACATTGACGTGTGGTGGATTGTTCATGATGGGGGGATGCTCATGCTATTACCGTTCCTACTGAAGCAGCACAAG GTGTGGCGAAAATGCAGCATACGGATCTTCACAGTAGCCCAACTAGAAGACAACAGTATTCAGATGAAGAAGGACCTGGCCACCTTCCTCTATCACCTTCGCATTGAGGCAGAGGTGGAAGTGGTAGAGATG CATGACAGTGACATATCAGCTTATACTTATGAGCGCACCTTGATGATGGAGCAGAGGTCCCAGATGCTCCGGCACATGCGACTGTCCAAGACAGAGCGGGATAGAGAG GCACAGCTGGTGAAAGATCGGAACTCGATGCTACGATTAACCAGCATTGGCTCTGATGAGGACGATGAGACAGAAACCTATCAGGAGAAGGTGCACATGACTTGGACGAAAGACAAGTACATGGCATCCCGGGGGCAGAAGGCCAAGTCAATGGAAGGATTCCAGGACCTGCTTAACATGCGTCC AGACCAGTCCAACGTGAGGCGGATGCATACAGCTGTGAAGCTCAATGAGGTTATAGTTAACAAGTCTCACGAAGCAAAGCTGGTGTTGTTGAATATGCCCGGGCCACCCCGAAACCCTGAGGGTGATGAAAACT ACATGGAGTTCCTAGAAGTGCTCACCGAGGGACTAGAGCGAGTCCTTCTTGTCCGAGGTGGTGGCAGTGAAGTGATCACCATTTATTCATAA